GTGCTCGCCCGTACGGTCGTTTTCGTCTGTTTCGCTTTCACTCATCGTCTGCGCCCTCCACGCTCACGTCGAAGTTCGCCTCGAGGAAGCCGATGGCGTCCTCGGGAGTCAGTCGATGCGTCGACGGGATCGATCGGGTGGCCTTGTCGCGCTTGGCGATGCGGTAGCCCGGACGCACCAGGTTGACGGTGACGTCCAGTCCGAAGATCCCGATGCTCGGGTCGTACTCCTGGCTCGGGAAGTCGGTGTGTTCCGCGACACCGAAGCTGACGTTCCCCGTGTCGTCGAACTGCCGTCGAGAGATGTTCGCGAGCGGCAGGGCCGTCTCGAGGAACTCGTAGGCGTCCTCGTCGCGAAGGGTCACCTTCGCGCCGATCGGGTCGCCCTGACGGATTCCGAAGTCGGGTTTGGTCCGTTTCGCCTGCGTACGGACGCTCTCCTGACCCGTAATCTCCTCGATGATGTCCTCGGCCTTGCCGAGTTCGCGACCACCCTGGCCGACGCCCATGTGGACGACGACCTTTTCGACGCGCGGTTCGCGCATCTCGTGGAAGTCGGCGCTGGATTCGCTTTCGCTACTCATCGTCATCACCCGTGAAGTTCTCGTCGATGACGACGACGTACTCTTCGACGGTTTCGAAGCCGTCGTCGTCCGTCGAGACGCCGACGCTGTTCGAACCGCTGCCCGGCGTGACGTCGATCGCGTCGATCTCGCCGACCTTGCCGCCGTGGTTGCCACGGACGGCCGTCACGAGTGCACCTTCCTCGTAGGGGAAGTGCGCGACGATGGATTTGTCGTCGTTGTCGACGACGATCGAATCCTTCGGGTCGTAGTCGCCATCGGTGATGACGTTCGTGCCGTCGTGCAGCGTCAGCTGGGTGTCGCCACCCGGCACTTGCTGTTTGTTCACGATCTTGCCGAGGCGGCTCTCGGCCGATTCCTCGTCGATCTCGGTCAGCGCGAGCCGACCGCCCTCGTCGGGGAAGACGCGGTAGTACTCCCCGCGGCCGGGGAACGCGACGATGTCGAACATGCCGATCGGGCGCTGTTCGTCGTTGATCGCGTCGCCGTTGATGAGGATCGCGTCCTCGCTCAGGGCGTACCGTGCTTCCTTCCGCGAGTCCACGTAGCCGAGCACGTCCCGCAGGAGGACGACGAGCGGCACGCCGTCTTCGCCGTGGGGACCGGCGTCGGCCTTGACCGTGAAGGTCTCGGTCTTTCGCTCGACCGGCCAGGACTTCGGTACGGATAGTCGTTTCTGGTGTTTCGTCATTCGCTATCACCTTCGAGACGCGCCTCGCGACGCTCGTCCTCGAGGTCGAGGTCCGTGATGCGGACGTTCGACGGGTCGAGCGGCCGCGGCACTTCCTCGCCGTCGGCCGTCTCGACGGTGACCTCTTCGACGTGGATGGTTCCATCCTCGAGGATCGCACGCATGACCTCGCCTTCCTCGCCGGCGTGGTCGCCGCGCATGACCTCGACCGTGTCGCCCGCGTTGACGCGGGTTCGACGGGTGTCGTACTCCTCGCGGAGCTCGTCGGACAGCGTCGCGTGCAGCTGCTTCTGTCGCTCGTGCAGCGGCGCGTTTCGCGTCTGCGTTCGCTGTTTGTGTGGTTGTTCAGTCATATCTATACGATCATCGTCGCCGTACTGGCGATTGCTCCGAAGCGCTCTGCGACTTCGCGGGCGATCGGCCCCTTGATCTCCGTGCCGCGGGGCTCCTCGTTCTCGTCGATGATGACCGCCGCGTTGTCCTCGAACTTCAGCCGCGTGCCGTCGGGCCGGCGGATCGACTTCCGCTGGCGGACGACGACGGCCTCGAGGACCTGTCGGCGCATCTCCGGGGTACCCTTGGTGACCGAGACGGTCACCTTGTCACCGATCCCCGCCTTCGGCTGGCGGTTCTTGGTGCCGTGGTAGCCCGCGACGCTGATGACCTTCAGTTCACGCGCGCCGGTGTTGTCGGCACACGTGACCAGCGAGCCCTTCTTCAGGCCCTGCGTGACGTCGGCTTTCATTGCCTCCATCACTGATCACCCTCGTCTGCAGCCGCGGCGAGGTCTTCGTCGGAGAGCTCCGGCTCAGGCTCGGCCTGACTCGTGAGCTCGGCGACGTCCTCGGCAGTCGCTTCTTGGGTTACTTCGACGACCACGTGCGATTTCGTCTTCGACAGTGGTCGGGTCTCTGCGATCTTGACCGTGTCACCGACCGAGAGCGGCTCGAGCACGCCCGGTACGTGTGCCGGGATGCGCGAGCGTCGTTTCATGTGTCGGTCGTACTTCGGGACCGCCACATCGTACTCTCGCTCGACGACTACGGTCTTGTCCATGTCCGTCGAGACGACCGTCCCTTCGAGGATCTGCCCTCGAACGGAGAGTTCGCCGTAGAACGGACATTTCTCGTAGTCGTATTCCTCCGGGTTGTCGGGTTCCGGAGGGGTTTCAACGTCTAGTCCTATTGCCATGGTGAGTCACCATTCGTTTCCGTGCGTCGGGCGGGCCGTGAGAGCAGCCGCGATCCATCGACCGTAACGTAGGCTACATCCTCGCCAGCAGCGTGGCGGTGATCCCGTGAGGGATCATCGCCACGATAGTCGGCGGCATCGCCGCCGGCTCGGTCTGTAGCGGCGGACGAATCGTCCCCCGCTGCAGGTTGAGTGTCGGCCAGTTTGGACGCAGTCCCCGACCCCTTCGCGAGGTCGGCGGCGTCATCTGTGATCGCGAACTCGAACGTCGAGCCCGACTTCGGCACCATCACGACCCGAGACTCGCCGTCCGTACGAACCTCTACCGAGAGCGTCTTCGTCGTCTCGATGACGACGCGCCCCTCCAGACCCACCCGCGAGGAGTCGTCGCTCTCGACGACTCGGACGGGGAGTCCGTTGAGTTCGTGTCGCGGCAGGGTCTCGGGTGTCAGTGCCATTGTCGTGTTATTCGTCGTCAGTGTCGTCTTCGAGGTCACCCTCTTCGCGCTGGATCGTCTTGATCCGCGCGACGGTGCGACCCAGTTCGCCGATGCGTCCCGGGTTCTCCGGGGCGCCACCGGCGGCGAGGACGGACTTCTGGTTCAGCAGCTCCGTCTCGAGTTCCTCGAGTTCTTCCTCTCGCTCGGCGGGAGTCATGTCGCGGATCTCTTCGACGTGGAGGATCGCCATCAGGCGTCACCTCCCTCGTCTGCGTCGTCCGCGTCGGCTTCCTCTTCCGCTTCCATCTCTTCGACGAGGTCTTCGGCTTCCGCTTCGACGTCTTCCTCGAGCTCTTCGAGCTCTTCCTCGACGTCGTCGTCGCCACCGGGGACTTCGACTTCTTCGAACTCCTCGTCGGCGTCGGCCTCGACCTCTTCTTCGATGACCTCCTCGACGACGTCTTCGTCGAGGTCTGCCTCGGCGTCGGCGTCCGCGGCTTCCGCAGCCGCAGCGTCGGCGTCGGCCTCGTCAGCGTCGGCGTCAGTGTCCTCGGGTTCGCCCTCGAGGAGCTCCTCGACGCCCTCGGCCTCGTTGACTTCGACGGCCTCCGGAACGACTTCTTCCGGATCCATGTCCTCGTTGACCTCGAAATCGTCGGGCAGTTCGGCACCCGGCGGGATGATCTTCACGTCGACACCGATGGTGCCGAGTTTCATGACCGCGACGCCCTGGCCGTGGTCGACGACCTCTTCGGCGGGCTCGCCGTTGTGCTTGATGTAGCCGCGGTTGAACTTCTCGACGCGCGATCGCGCGCCGGTGACCTTCCCCGACAGGACGATCTCCGCGCCGAGCGCGCCCGCTTCCATGATCCGGTCGATCGTCGTGTGACCGGCCTTCCGGAAGTACCAGCCACGCTCGAGCGCGTTGGCCAGTCGGTCCGCGACGATCCGTGCGTTGAGGTCGGGTTCTTCGACCTCCTGCACGTCGATCTGGGGGTCCTCGAGGTTGAACCGCTCCTCGAGAGCCGTCGTGACCTTCCGGATGTTCTCGCCGCCTTTGCCGATGACCATCCCGGGCTTCTCCGCCTTGAGGACGATCTGGGTTCCCATCGGCGTCTTGGCGACGTCCATACCACCGTAGCCCGCGCGGCCGAGCTCTTCCTGGAAGAACTCGTCGATCTGGGACCGCTGCAGGCCGTTCTCGATGAATTGGTGTTCGTCAGCCATTAGCTATCACCTGCTTCGTCCTCGTCGACTTCTTCGACGATGATCTCGACGTCGACCTGCGGCGTGTTCCAGGAAGACGCACGCCCCATCGCGCGGGGCTTGCGGCCCACGGACTCGCCGACCTTGTGGGCGGCGACGTGGACGATCTCCATGGATTCGCCGTCGAAGCCCTGATGATCCGCGTTGGCCTCGACGTTCTCGAGCAGATCGAGGAACTCCTTGGAGACCTTCTCCGGGTACTTGCCGGCGTCCCAGCCGTCGATGTCGGAGCGGTGTCCGGCACCGGCGTTGTGGGACTTGAACGGCACGGATTGGTTCTCGTCGATGACGTCCTGGAGGTACGCCTGAGCCTCGCCGACGGTCTGGCCCTTGAGTTGACGTGCGACCTCCTTGCTGTGCTTGTTGCTCATATGACGCTCCCGAAGCATGGCTTTCGCCGTGGCGTCGGGATCGACGTCGACTGAGTAGTTGATTCCCATACGTGGATCACTTCAGTGGGACGAACTTCGACGATCGAGTCGCGCCGATACCGGCCTGTCCGTGCTCGACGGAGGTCCGCGTCAGCTGGAACTCGCCGAGGTAGTGGCCGATCATTTCGGGTTCGACGCGAACGCGTTCGAACGCCTGCCCGTTGTAGACCTCGAAGGTCTTGCCAACGAACTCCGGCAGGATCGGCATATCCCGCAGGTGCGTTCGAATCGGGTCGTTCGCCGTTTCTTCCTCGCCCTTCTCGCTGGCCTCCTCGCGAAGCTTCTCCTTCTCGACGGAGAGGCCGCGTTCGATACTTCGCCGCTGTCGTGCGGGTAGCAGTTCCACAACCTCGTCGAGCTCCATCTCCTGCAGCTCCTCGAGCGTGTAGCCGCGGTAGGTGAACTCACCTTCGCGGCCGGTTCGGTACTCCTGACTCATTTGTTGCCACCTCGACCGGTGCTCCGGGACGCGATGTCACCGACCTTCCGTCCCGGCGGGGCGTCCCGCGAGACGGACTTGGGTTTGCCGGGGTGCTGTCGGCCGCCGCCACCGAACGGGTGGTCGACGGCGTTCATCGCGACACCGCGGACGCGAGGCCACTTGGTGCCCCGGGACTTCATCTTGTGATACTTGTTGCCGGCCTTGACCATCGGCTTCTCGGTGCGGCCGCCACCGGCGACGACGCCGATCGTGGCGCGACACTCGGGATCGAGGCGCTTGACCTCGCCGCTCGGAAGCTCGATGACCGCCGCGTTGCGGTCGTGGGTGATCAGGTCGGCGTTCGTCCCCGAGGCGCGGGCGAAGCGACCGCCGTCGCCCTGATTCGCCTCGACGTTACAGACCGGAACCCCTTCGGGAATCTCCGCGAGCGGGAGCGTGTTGCCCGGCTTGATCTCCGCGGAGACGCCGACTTGGAGCTCCTCGCCGACGGTGATGCCCTCGGGCACGAGGATGAGACGCTGATCGCCGTCCTCGAACTCGACGGCCGCGATCGGTGCGGATCGGGCCGGGTCGTGTTCGATGTCGACGACCGTCCCGCTGATGGTCTCGTCGTCTTGCTCTTTCTTGTGCTCGAGGTCCGCCTTGTACCGGTGCGACGGGGCGCGGAACGTGGAGGTCCCGCGACCGCGTCGTTGTCCTTGAATGCGTCGTCCCATTCTCAGAAC
This portion of the Natrinema salinisoli genome encodes:
- a CDS encoding 50S ribosomal protein L5, which gives rise to MSSESESSADFHEMREPRVEKVVVHMGVGQGGRELGKAEDIIEEITGQESVRTQAKRTKPDFGIRQGDPIGAKVTLRDEDAYEFLETALPLANISRRQFDDTGNVSFGVAEHTDFPSQEYDPSIGIFGLDVTVNLVRPGYRIAKRDKATRSIPSTHRLTPEDAIGFLEANFDVSVEGADDE
- a CDS encoding 30S ribosomal protein S4e — its product is MTKHQKRLSVPKSWPVERKTETFTVKADAGPHGEDGVPLVVLLRDVLGYVDSRKEARYALSEDAILINGDAINDEQRPIGMFDIVAFPGRGEYYRVFPDEGGRLALTEIDEESAESRLGKIVNKQQVPGGDTQLTLHDGTNVITDGDYDPKDSIVVDNDDKSIVAHFPYEEGALVTAVRGNHGGKVGEIDAIDVTPGSGSNSVGVSTDDDGFETVEEYVVVIDENFTGDDDE
- the rplX gene encoding 50S ribosomal protein L24, giving the protein MTEQPHKQRTQTRNAPLHERQKQLHATLSDELREEYDTRRTRVNAGDTVEVMRGDHAGEEGEVMRAILEDGTIHVEEVTVETADGEEVPRPLDPSNVRITDLDLEDERREARLEGDSE
- a CDS encoding 50S ribosomal protein L14, with amino-acid sequence MEAMKADVTQGLKKGSLVTCADNTGARELKVISVAGYHGTKNRQPKAGIGDKVTVSVTKGTPEMRRQVLEAVVVRQRKSIRRPDGTRLKFEDNAAVIIDENEEPRGTEIKGPIAREVAERFGAIASTATMIV
- a CDS encoding 30S ribosomal protein S17, translated to MAIGLDVETPPEPDNPEEYDYEKCPFYGELSVRGQILEGTVVSTDMDKTVVVEREYDVAVPKYDRHMKRRSRIPAHVPGVLEPLSVGDTVKIAETRPLSKTKSHVVVEVTQEATAEDVAELTSQAEPEPELSDEDLAAAADEGDQ
- a CDS encoding ribonuclease P protein component 1, yielding MALTPETLPRHELNGLPVRVVESDDSSRVGLEGRVVIETTKTLSVEVRTDGESRVVMVPKSGSTFEFAITDDAADLAKGSGTASKLADTQPAAGDDSSAATDRAGGDAADYRGDDPSRDHRHAAGEDVAYVTVDGSRLLSRPARRTETNGDSPWQ
- the rpmC gene encoding 50S ribosomal protein L29; amino-acid sequence: MAILHVEEIRDMTPAEREEELEELETELLNQKSVLAAGGAPENPGRIGELGRTVARIKTIQREEGDLEDDTDDE
- a CDS encoding 30S ribosomal protein S3 is translated as MADEHQFIENGLQRSQIDEFFQEELGRAGYGGMDVAKTPMGTQIVLKAEKPGMVIGKGGENIRKVTTALEERFNLEDPQIDVQEVEEPDLNARIVADRLANALERGWYFRKAGHTTIDRIMEAGALGAEIVLSGKVTGARSRVEKFNRGYIKHNGEPAEEVVDHGQGVAVMKLGTIGVDVKIIPPGAELPDDFEVNEDMDPEEVVPEAVEVNEAEGVEELLEGEPEDTDADADEADADAAAAEAADADAEADLDEDVVEEVIEEEVEADADEEFEEVEVPGGDDDVEEELEELEEDVEAEAEDLVEEMEAEEEADADDADEGGDA
- a CDS encoding 50S ribosomal protein L22; translation: MGINYSVDVDPDATAKAMLRERHMSNKHSKEVARQLKGQTVGEAQAYLQDVIDENQSVPFKSHNAGAGHRSDIDGWDAGKYPEKVSKEFLDLLENVEANADHQGFDGESMEIVHVAAHKVGESVGRKPRAMGRASSWNTPQVDVEIIVEEVDEDEAGDS
- a CDS encoding 30S ribosomal protein S19, which produces MSQEYRTGREGEFTYRGYTLEELQEMELDEVVELLPARQRRSIERGLSVEKEKLREEASEKGEEETANDPIRTHLRDMPILPEFVGKTFEVYNGQAFERVRVEPEMIGHYLGEFQLTRTSVEHGQAGIGATRSSKFVPLK
- a CDS encoding 50S ribosomal protein L2, whose amino-acid sequence is MGRRIQGQRRGRGTSTFRAPSHRYKADLEHKKEQDDETISGTVVDIEHDPARSAPIAAVEFEDGDQRLILVPEGITVGEELQVGVSAEIKPGNTLPLAEIPEGVPVCNVEANQGDGGRFARASGTNADLITHDRNAAVIELPSGEVKRLDPECRATIGVVAGGGRTEKPMVKAGNKYHKMKSRGTKWPRVRGVAMNAVDHPFGGGGRQHPGKPKSVSRDAPPGRKVGDIASRSTGRGGNK